One Tomitella gaofuii DNA segment encodes these proteins:
- a CDS encoding thiolase domain-containing protein: MTSTQTAARPGALTPETVTDDDVAVVGFCQSPSVRRSYSTTNGTEMLVPIFQQIYKDLGITRRDIGFWCSGSSDYMSGRAFSFISSVDAIGAVPPIDESHVEMDGAWAMYEAYVKLKTGETDTALAYGFGKSSAGNLRRTLALQTDPYVVAPLWPDSLALAGMQARLGLDAGLWDEAAMAEVAARSRRDAVGNPAAQFAGFRAPDGTVTDDVTAEQLLAQPMLADPLRRHDIAPVTDGAAAIVLASGRRAFALCDNPAWITGFEHIIDSAELGGRDLTTAPSAAEAGERATGGDVAGITMAELHAPFTHQELILRSALGLDGAADAVAINPSGGPLTGNPMFAAGLQRIGNAARAVIDGGADRALGHATSGPLLQQNLVCVLDGRR; this comes from the coding sequence ATGACATCAACGCAGACCGCCGCCCGGCCCGGCGCGCTGACACCCGAGACCGTCACCGACGACGACGTCGCCGTGGTCGGCTTCTGCCAGTCGCCGTCGGTGCGCCGCAGCTACAGCACCACCAACGGCACCGAGATGCTGGTGCCGATCTTCCAGCAGATCTACAAGGACCTGGGCATCACCCGCCGCGACATCGGCTTCTGGTGCTCCGGCTCGTCGGACTACATGTCCGGCCGCGCGTTCTCGTTCATCTCCTCGGTGGACGCGATCGGCGCCGTGCCGCCGATCGACGAATCGCACGTGGAGATGGACGGAGCGTGGGCCATGTACGAGGCCTACGTCAAGCTCAAAACCGGGGAGACCGACACCGCCCTGGCGTACGGCTTCGGCAAGTCGTCCGCCGGGAACCTGCGCCGCACCCTGGCCCTGCAGACCGATCCGTACGTGGTCGCGCCGCTGTGGCCGGACTCGCTCGCCCTCGCCGGCATGCAGGCCCGCCTGGGCCTCGACGCCGGCCTGTGGGACGAGGCGGCGATGGCCGAGGTGGCGGCGCGTTCGCGTCGCGACGCGGTGGGCAACCCGGCGGCGCAGTTCGCCGGATTCCGCGCTCCCGACGGCACCGTCACCGACGACGTCACCGCCGAGCAGCTCTTGGCGCAGCCGATGCTCGCCGACCCGCTGCGGCGCCACGACATCGCCCCGGTCACCGACGGCGCGGCGGCGATCGTCCTCGCCAGCGGGCGCCGGGCCTTCGCACTGTGCGACAACCCCGCATGGATCACCGGATTCGAGCACATCATCGACTCGGCCGAGCTGGGCGGGCGCGACCTGACCACCGCGCCGTCCGCCGCCGAGGCGGGCGAGCGCGCCACCGGCGGCGACGTCGCGGGCATCACGATGGCCGAGCTGCACGCCCCGTTCACCCACCAGGAGCTCATCCTGCGTTCCGCCCTGGGCCTCGACGGTGCGGCCGATGCGGTCGCGATCAACCCGTCCGGCGGCCCGCTCACCGGCAATCCGATGTTCGCTGCGGGTCTGCAGCGCATCGGCAACGCCGCGCGGGCCGTGATCGACGGCGGCGCCGACCGGGCACTGGGGCACGCCACCAGCGGCCCGCTGCTGCAGCAGAACCTCGTGTGCGTCCTCGACGGACGACGCTGA
- a CDS encoding chloride channel protein, which produces MAGRGHPPRDLRHLADFTAHRRILLITALAVPVGLLGACAAWVLLKLIGLITNLVFYQRVATELVAPGAGDHSPLLIIGAPVAGGLIVGLMARYGSEKIRGHGMPEAIESILLGGSKIEPRVAVLKPTSSAVAIGTGGPFGAEGPIIMTGGALGSLLAQFLRLTADERKTLLVAGSAAGMAATFNTPFAAIILAVELLLFEWRPRSFIPVVAAVTVATLLRHVILGTGPLFPSTGEFHMSAAAWVLCAVTGVVSGLLAVVATTLVYASEDLFRKLPVHWMWWPAIGGVIIGIGGLFVPQALGVGYDVIGAELDGSIGLGLVVGILVVKTLIWSLSLGSGTSGGVLAPMFMIGGALGALEAQVFPDVGPGFWALVALAGVVGGVMRSPITGVVFAAELTHRFDALLPLVIGATAAYAVSVLTLKRSVLTEKIARRGFHVSREYDVDPLEILFVGEVMNSTLVSFAHDITVDDAAATVAGNDPATRADRRQLLYPVVDGRDNLVGVVTSGMLENAVYRGESDELLSALAVTPIVTHPEETLRSAAMSMTEHEVTRMPVVDRERPQRVLGIVTLPMLLAGRQKDLDEARTTERVLRIRVVRPRWLGGPVGGGDDAGSGNGVGTGSEGDQAAGAAMGSGSAG; this is translated from the coding sequence GTGGCAGGCCGGGGGCATCCGCCGCGCGATTTGCGACATCTCGCGGACTTCACGGCGCATCGCCGGATCCTGCTCATCACCGCGCTGGCGGTGCCGGTCGGGCTGCTGGGCGCCTGCGCGGCGTGGGTGCTGCTCAAACTGATCGGGCTCATCACCAACCTCGTGTTCTACCAGCGGGTCGCCACGGAACTGGTGGCCCCGGGCGCCGGTGACCACAGCCCCCTCCTCATCATCGGGGCGCCGGTGGCCGGCGGGCTGATCGTCGGCCTGATGGCACGGTACGGCTCGGAGAAGATCCGCGGCCACGGCATGCCGGAGGCCATCGAGTCGATCCTGCTGGGCGGCAGCAAGATCGAGCCTCGAGTGGCCGTGCTCAAGCCCACCTCCTCGGCGGTGGCCATCGGCACCGGCGGGCCGTTCGGCGCCGAAGGCCCCATCATCATGACCGGCGGCGCGCTGGGGTCGCTGCTGGCCCAGTTCCTGCGGCTCACCGCCGACGAGCGCAAGACGCTGCTGGTCGCCGGCTCGGCGGCGGGCATGGCGGCCACGTTCAACACGCCGTTCGCCGCCATCATCCTGGCGGTGGAGCTGCTGCTGTTCGAGTGGCGCCCGCGCAGCTTCATCCCGGTGGTCGCCGCGGTCACCGTTGCGACACTGCTGCGGCACGTGATCCTGGGTACCGGCCCGCTGTTCCCCAGCACCGGCGAGTTCCACATGAGCGCGGCGGCCTGGGTGCTGTGCGCGGTCACCGGCGTGGTCTCGGGCCTGCTGGCGGTGGTGGCGACGACGCTCGTGTACGCCTCGGAGGACCTGTTCCGCAAGCTGCCCGTGCACTGGATGTGGTGGCCGGCGATCGGCGGCGTGATCATCGGCATCGGCGGGCTGTTCGTACCCCAGGCGCTGGGTGTGGGCTACGACGTGATCGGTGCCGAGCTGGACGGTTCCATCGGCCTGGGCCTCGTGGTGGGGATCCTCGTCGTCAAGACCCTCATCTGGTCGCTGTCGCTCGGCTCAGGGACCTCCGGCGGCGTGCTGGCTCCGATGTTCATGATCGGCGGCGCCCTGGGCGCGCTGGAGGCCCAGGTGTTCCCAGACGTCGGGCCCGGGTTCTGGGCGCTGGTGGCCCTGGCCGGGGTGGTCGGCGGGGTGATGCGCTCGCCCATCACCGGCGTGGTGTTCGCCGCCGAGCTCACCCACCGCTTCGACGCACTGCTGCCGCTGGTCATCGGGGCGACGGCGGCGTACGCGGTATCGGTGCTCACACTCAAACGCTCGGTGCTCACCGAGAAGATCGCCCGCCGCGGGTTCCACGTTTCCCGCGAATACGACGTGGACCCCCTCGAGATCCTCTTCGTCGGGGAGGTCATGAACAGCACCCTCGTCAGCTTCGCCCACGACATCACGGTCGACGACGCCGCCGCCACGGTCGCCGGCAACGATCCGGCCACGCGGGCCGATCGACGCCAGCTGCTCTATCCGGTGGTGGACGGGCGCGACAACCTGGTCGGCGTGGTCACCTCGGGCATGCTCGAGAACGCGGTGTACCGGGGCGAATCGGACGAGCTGCTCTCGGCGTTGGCGGTCACGCCCATCGTCACCCACCCGGAGGAGACCCTGCGGTCGGCGGCGATGAGCATGACGGAGCACGAGGTGACCAGGATGCCGGTGGTCGACCGGGAGCGGCCGCAGCGGGTGCTGGGCATCGTGACCCTGCCGATGCTGCTCGCCGGCCGGCAGAAGGATCTGGACGAGGCGCGCACCACCGAGCGGGTGCTGCGGATCCGGGTCGTGCGGCCGCGGTGGCTCGGCGGGCCGGTCGGTGGCGGGGACGATGCCGGCAGCGGGAACGGTGTCGGCACCGGCAGCGAGGGGGACCAGGCGGCCGGGGCGGCGATGGGCAGCGGTTCCGCCGGCTGA
- a CDS encoding thiolase domain-containing protein, translated as MSKNLAAVLGTGQTKYVAKRHDVTMGALCREAIDRALADASVTLDEIDAIVIGKAPDLFEGVMMPELPTADALGAVGKPLFRVHTAGSVGGSTSIVGGKMVQSGIHRKVLVVAWEKQSESNAMWALSIPIPFNKPVGAGAGGYFAPHVRSYIRESGAPEHVGAIVAAKDRRNGALNPLAHLHQPDMTVESVQQSQMLWDPIRYDETCPSSDGACAMVIGDEASADASVAAGRPVAWIHATAMRTEPTWFSGRNQVSPQAGRDAAAALWKQAGITNPLEEIDAAEIYVPFSWFEPMWLENLGFAEEGQGWKLTESGATALDGKLPVNASGGVLSSNPIGASGMIRFAEAAIQVTGKGGAHQVQDARKALGHAYGGGSQYFSMWVVGADKPATAGKAEA; from the coding sequence ATGAGCAAGAACCTGGCCGCAGTGCTCGGCACCGGGCAGACCAAGTACGTCGCCAAGCGCCACGACGTGACGATGGGCGCGCTGTGCCGCGAGGCCATCGACCGCGCGCTCGCCGACGCCTCCGTCACCCTCGACGAGATCGACGCGATCGTCATCGGCAAGGCCCCCGACCTGTTCGAGGGCGTCATGATGCCGGAGCTGCCCACCGCCGACGCGCTCGGCGCCGTGGGCAAGCCGCTCTTCCGCGTGCACACCGCCGGCTCGGTGGGCGGGTCGACGTCCATCGTCGGCGGCAAGATGGTACAGTCCGGGATCCACCGCAAGGTCCTGGTTGTCGCGTGGGAGAAGCAGTCGGAGTCCAACGCGATGTGGGCGCTGTCGATCCCGATCCCGTTCAACAAGCCCGTCGGCGCCGGGGCGGGCGGCTATTTCGCCCCGCACGTGCGCTCCTACATCCGCGAGTCCGGCGCCCCCGAGCACGTCGGCGCGATCGTGGCCGCAAAGGACCGGCGCAATGGCGCGCTCAATCCGCTCGCCCACCTGCACCAGCCGGACATGACGGTCGAGTCCGTGCAGCAGTCGCAGATGCTGTGGGACCCGATCCGCTACGACGAGACCTGCCCGTCGTCCGACGGGGCGTGCGCGATGGTGATCGGCGACGAGGCGAGCGCCGACGCGTCCGTCGCGGCGGGACGCCCCGTCGCCTGGATCCACGCCACCGCCATGCGCACCGAGCCCACGTGGTTCTCCGGGCGCAACCAGGTTTCGCCGCAGGCGGGACGGGACGCGGCGGCCGCGCTGTGGAAGCAGGCAGGCATCACGAACCCCCTCGAGGAGATTGACGCGGCCGAGATCTACGTGCCGTTCTCCTGGTTCGAGCCGATGTGGCTGGAGAACCTCGGATTCGCCGAGGAGGGCCAGGGTTGGAAGCTCACCGAATCGGGTGCGACGGCGCTCGACGGCAAGCTGCCCGTCAACGCATCCGGCGGCGTGCTCTCGTCCAACCCCATCGGCGCGTCGGGCATGATCCGGTTCGCCGAGGCCGCCATCCAGGTCACCGGCAAGGGCGGCGCCCACCAGGTGCAGGACGCACGCAAGGCGCTGGGCCACGCCTACGGCGGCGGCTCGCAGTACTTCTCGATGTGGGTGGTGGGGGCCGACAAGCCCGCTACGGCCGGAAAGGCGGAGGCATGA
- a CDS encoding nuclear transport factor 2 family protein: protein MNSSGDEHPARAASRRSMAAVRAKDKQAWLGLFADDGWVEDPVGKSGFDPEGAGHHGREAIGRFWDMAIAKTDSIEFLIDDSVACGDEVANIGRIRTTMGGHVIDAEGVFIYRVDGAGDLLSLRAFWELDRAMKTARPAE, encoded by the coding sequence ATGAACAGCAGCGGCGACGAGCACCCGGCCCGCGCGGCGTCGCGGCGGTCGATGGCGGCCGTGCGCGCCAAGGACAAGCAGGCCTGGCTGGGCCTCTTCGCCGACGACGGGTGGGTGGAGGACCCCGTCGGCAAGTCCGGCTTCGATCCCGAGGGCGCCGGCCATCACGGCCGGGAGGCCATCGGCCGCTTCTGGGACATGGCCATCGCGAAGACCGACTCGATCGAGTTCCTCATCGACGACTCGGTGGCATGCGGCGACGAGGTTGCCAACATCGGGCGCATCCGCACCACGATGGGCGGCCATGTGATCGATGCGGAGGGCGTGTTCATCTACCGCGTGGACGGCGCCGGCGATCTGCTGTCGCTGCGCGCGTTCTGGGAGCTCGACCGCGCGATGAAGACGGCGCGCCCGGCGGAGTAG